The segment CCAGCCGGGCGCCGGCCACCCAGCCCATCCCGGTCTGCACGACGGGGTGCTCGATGCCGACCAGCTCGGTCAGCGGTGTGGTGAGCTTGCCCATGGCCTAAACCTTGACTACTTTCACTTCACGGTCCCTCAATCCTGTCGGATCGATCACCTCGCGCAGCAAGCGCTGCTCCTCGGCGTCGGGCACTCGGGTGGTCTCCGCGGAATCCAGCCCGTGCACCTCGAAGGAGGTGTTCTCGGCCACCTGATCGGGTTCCACACCCGGGTGCAGCGACACCGCCCGCATCTGATGGTCGGGGCCGTTGAAATCGAAGACCCCGAGATTGCTCACCACCCGGTAGACGTTGGCGAACCGGAAGGCTGGATTGGCGGGATCGATTTTGTCCCAACCGATCCCGGAGACGATGTCCACCTTGTCGGTGAACACCCGCGTGGAGTGGTTGCCGACGAAGTAGCTGGTGGGGTGGTTGATGGTGTTGCCGGGCGCGCCGCGGACCCCGAACATCTGTCGGGTGGGGTGCTGGATCGGTCCGAACGCCGACAGGTTCTGATTGCCGTACCGGTCGATCTGGTTGGCGCCCATCACGACATGGCGCCTACCCCAGGCCAGCGTCTCGAAGACCCGGCCGAACGGCATCCAGCCCTCGATCGCGGCCTTCGCGCCGATGGCCGGGGTATCGGCGATGATGCGGGCCTCGCCGTCGGTCAGCACGATGTCGGGGGAG is part of the Mycobacterium adipatum genome and harbors:
- the ipdB gene encoding cholesterol ring-cleaving hydrolase subunit IpdB, translating into MSVTRAEVTAVACAELFRDAGEIMVSPMTTIVQIGARLARLTFSPDIVLTDGEARIIADTPAIGAKAAIEGWMPFGRVFETLAWGRRHVVMGANQIDRYGNQNLSAFGPIQHPTRQMFGVRGAPGNTINHPTSYFVGNHSTRVFTDKVDIVSGIGWDKIDPANPAFRFANVYRVVSNLGVFDFNGPDHQMRAVSLHPGVEPDQVAENTSFEVHGLDSAETTRVPDAEEQRLLREVIDPTGLRDREVKVVKV